TGGGTCACCTGTTAATACAACAAGTTCATTGTATCACAAACATGGAGTTTCTAAATGATGACACAGAGGAGCGATGGCCGATCTCTGTTCAAGGGATTCTTGTAAATGTACAAATGGGAAAACGTGACTCTCTGGTTAATCTTCTTGAACACAGTGTTGATTCAGGACATATTtagttgtcttgtgttttgtcaTGAGAGGCTGCAGGACTGTAAAAGTGAGCACATGAGATGGAACAACCACAGCTAAACATTGGTTTGTCCCGCAGGCTCGTCTCTACAGTCTGCAGGCGGACCCTGCTACATACTGCAATGAGCCTGATGGTAAGACGGCACACAGTGAAGTAGACGAACCCTCCACCAGAATGTTAGACTGGTATTAGTTATATTGTGATTAACGAGAACTATTCTTTAATTTGTCGTGTTTTTATGCTAGTCCTTTTGAGCCCTTGCTCTCTATAATATGctgctgtgacacacacatctatacattATTTTTCCTCACCATTGTTGGTCATTAGTTTTCTAGATTAGTGTGGTGACCCACAATTGACTTCATAATGTGGTGATTGTAAGGTGGGCTAACCATAAGATGGATGGGATAGTACAAGCCATCTAAAACGTTGTCTCTTGAATGTATTTGAATGAGAATTAATTTGTGTGCAGGTCCTCCAGAGCAGTTTGACAACTGGCTGTCCAGATTCAGTTTGGAAGACAAGAAAGGAGAACTCTCAGAGCTGTTGGTCAACAGTCCCTCTATACGGGCCCTTTACACCAAAATggtatttattattcttttattaccactcaatattattattattacacccAGCCTCCTGTTTTGGTTGGAACTACTGCATCGCGTACAAACGAGATGTCGTCAAGATTTGGCAGTGCAGTGAACAAGATgacagttttgttgttttaacagGTGCCAGCGGCTGTAGCGCATTCGGAATTCTGGCAGAGGTATTTCTACAGACTCTTCCAGTTGGAACAGGTAATTGTGCTGTTTTGTGTGCCCTGTTCTGAACTGCAGAAGGAGTCTCTCCCCATCAGCTCAAATTATTGTCTTGGGTGCCACCTGCTGGCTGAAACGTTACTGCCAGTTGCTCCACATGCCCTGTGCACTGGTTGTGTGTTATATAATCTGAGAGCGCTTTAATTGAAACAGGATTGTGATTAGGCCTTCAAACCTGTTTCTCTTTAAGTAATATAGAGGCTGTTTTTATTGGACCACCATATATTTTTATAGacagatttattaaaaatacCAGCAAACACTTTAAGCAATCTAGTGCAACACATAACAAGGAGGTGTTAACGAGGATAATTTACTTATCTTCACAGGATAAAGGTGGCACATAATTGAACATGTTTTATGCTGAAAAACTAACATACATGAGGGAggccacaaaaaaaatgtacgaTGCACATattgaaattcttgccaaaagTAAACATTTCCTTCCCTTGTGTTTTCTAGGATGAGGCGAGGAGATTGGCATTGAAGCAGAGGGCAGAACagactgcacacacagagacccttggctgggaggaggaggaggaaggtatactatcttcctttttttccaaataGACAGATTACCTTTAACAAGCTGTCACTTACACCGCCTTTCCTGGTGTTCATGCTGTTCCTGTCAGATGACTTCCTCGGCGCTACGTCATCATCTCGTCTCAACTTGACGCCTCCCTTGGACGACACCGCGACCAGGCTCCCCGCCAACCCAGCCGCTCTCGTGGGAACGACTCTGTTGAGCCCCGTCCTGTCTCCCGCCGAAGAGCCAGACGCCACCCTCTCAGTCAGCAGCGACAGCATCAGCCCGCCGACGCAGGTGTCGGTGCGGCGGGAGCCCGTTGCCACGGCGCTGGCCGAGAAACTCACAGAAGCCAGCTTGGAGGATGCTGCGGATAAGATGCGAGCAGAGCAGAGGGCCGGGAGGAGGGACTCGCTTCTTAAGGCGCAAGGGAAAGCTGTAACCCAGCCAGAGGTCACGGTTGATGGGGCGTCAGTGCGGGCTTCTGCCCTCACTTTTAAACCAGAAGCAGCGAAAGAGGAGGGGCCGCAGGACCTGAGAGTGTTCGAGCTCAACTCCGACAGTGGGAAGTCCACGCCCTCTAACAATGGCAAGAAAGGTGAGATGACTTCAagatgtttttcatttcatttagctgacgcttttatccaaagcgacttacaatcatgcgcacggctacggggagcaattcagggttaagtggcttgctcaaggacacattgactggGTCTAGCCTGgaattgaaccgccgatcctctgatttgaAAGACGGGCCTGCTAactactgacccacagtcgctcTGAGCCTCAGCTGGCAGTGAGATTCCTACTGTCGTGAGCTTTCCACTAAACAGGCTAAGAAGCAGAATTGAGGTCACACTGAGTTCCAAATGTGTCTTCCTGTTTCCAGGGTCCAGCACAGATGTCAGTGAGGACTGGGAGAAAGACTTTGACCTGGAcatgacagaagaagaagtccAAATGGCACTCTCTAAAATAGAAGCATCTGGAGAGGTTAGTGCTGTGACATTTACCAAGACTACAATGGTAACTGCTCTCGGGGGTCGCGTCTATGCCAGTTGTATTGATCGGTACAAGTGGATGATTATTAGAAACGTTTCTTTATTTCTGCTATCTAATTggcatttgtgtatttattacttGAGCACCGGATTTTGACACAGAGGAGGCGGGCGCCGTTCGTCTGCACGGGCTTTCCATGCTGCGCTGGTATATTTTCACCTTTGGGCGACGTTACGTGAACGGGCATTATCAGTCCACTTTCCCCGTGCGCATTAGTTTTCTGTTGCCTGCACGAAGCGGCCTGAAGTTTCCCTGCTGCATCTAGTTTGCTCGTTTCCGGCAGTCTGACATGTGCTCTGAGGAGATATTGATTGAGAAGataactttctttcttcttatcATTATTTCTAAATGCACACAGCCCCAGCATCAGGTAGCCAGCTGGatcaggaaaacaaaaaaacattatttataatttttttttttattttagtctaaacttcttttttttttcttatgtgACCCAAAATGAACACCGTAAGCAGACTACTTACTTATTATTATAAGAAAATAGTTTACTTTCCAAAGCTGTTTGATCCATATAAGTGGATGATTGCTGTAAACTCGATTCCTATAAGCGGTTTCCactttaaaaactgaaaaatgtagttttactaactcttatcttttttttgtttttttcttctaccaGATGGACGAAGACTGGGAGAACTGGGAATGAGAGCCACTGCAACACAAACTCTGTTCCGCCATTGAAGCTAGTTCTCGGCAGACGAACCATGCTTACCGTGTTTTAACTCCTTGTCCACACTGTCACCATGTCATGATTGTCAGTAGGGGATTTTCTGGCGGTTTTGACCATATTGGTGAACCTGTAGAAAAGAGCAACTGGAAGACCAAGGCAATAAGAATTACACTGCTCTGTCAGTTTGGTGCAGGAAGGCCTCCAGCGAGGGTGATGGATCGTGGCTATTTGTTGGGGTAACGTCTGACATACGACACTAGTCACTACACAGTGACTAGTCCGAATGTGAAAGGTATCACTACAGCAGGGGAGGAGCCGgttccccttttttctttatgCCATTAGATGCATCACGTATGTCGCGAGTGCATTGCAAGTTGGGC
The genomic region above belongs to Cyclopterus lumpus isolate fCycLum1 chromosome 22, fCycLum1.pri, whole genome shotgun sequence and contains:
- the bsdc1 gene encoding BSD domain-containing protein 1 isoform X4, whose translation is MAEGSPLLNVLCVSREGWWGGWLQQSFQAVKDKSTEALEFIKRDLTEFSTVVQHDTTCSIVATATAVRNKLAVEGSSDTSEKVKKSLSSFLGVITDTLAPPPDKTIDCDVITLVATPTGTTEIFDRSKARLYSLQADPATYCNEPDGPPEQFDNWLSRFSLEDKKGELSELLVNSPSIRALYTKMVPAAVAHSEFWQRYFYRLFQLEQDEARRLALKQRAEQTAHTETLGWEEEEEDDFLGATSSSRLNLTPPLDDTATRLPANPAALVGTTLLSPVLSPAEEPDATLSVSSDSISPPTQVSVRREPVATALAEKLTEASLEDAADKMRAEQRAGRRDSLLKAQGKAVTQPEVTVDGASVRASALTFKPEAAKEEGPQDLRVFELNSDSGKSTPSNNGKKGSSTDVSEDWEKDFDLDMTEEEVQMALSKIEASGEMDEDWENWE
- the bsdc1 gene encoding BSD domain-containing protein 1 isoform X1; the protein is MAEGSPLLNVLCVSREGWWGGWLQQSFQAVKDKIIKVNLDFDDCCLTLLQSTEALEFIKRDLTEFSTVVQHDTTCSIVATATAVRNKLAVEGSSDTSEKVKKSLSSFLGVITDTLAPPPDKTIDCDVITLVATPTGTTEIFDRSKARLYSLQADPATYCNEPDGPPEQFDNWLSRFSLEDKKGELSELLVNSPSIRALYTKMVPAAVAHSEFWQRYFYRLFQLEQDEARRLALKQRAEQTAHTETLGWEEEEEDDFLGATSSSRLNLTPPLDDTATRLPANPAALVGTTLLSPVLSPAEEPDATLSVSSDSISPPTQVSVRREPVATALAEKLTEASLEDAADKMRAEQRAGRRDSLLKAQGKAVTQPEVTVDGASVRASALTFKPEAAKEEGPQDLRVFELNSDSGKSTPSNNGKKGSSTDVSEDWEKDFDLDMTEEEVQMALSKIEASGEMDEDWENWE
- the bsdc1 gene encoding BSD domain-containing protein 1 isoform X2; protein product: MAEGPLLNVLCVSREGWWGGWLQQSFQAVKDKIIKVNLDFDDCCLTLLQSTEALEFIKRDLTEFSTVVQHDTTCSIVATATAVRNKLAVEGSSDTSEKVKKSLSSFLGVITDTLAPPPDKTIDCDVITLVATPTGTTEIFDRSKARLYSLQADPATYCNEPDGPPEQFDNWLSRFSLEDKKGELSELLVNSPSIRALYTKMVPAAVAHSEFWQRYFYRLFQLEQDEARRLALKQRAEQTAHTETLGWEEEEEDDFLGATSSSRLNLTPPLDDTATRLPANPAALVGTTLLSPVLSPAEEPDATLSVSSDSISPPTQVSVRREPVATALAEKLTEASLEDAADKMRAEQRAGRRDSLLKAQGKAVTQPEVTVDGASVRASALTFKPEAAKEEGPQDLRVFELNSDSGKSTPSNNGKKGSSTDVSEDWEKDFDLDMTEEEVQMALSKIEASGEMDEDWENWE
- the bsdc1 gene encoding BSD domain-containing protein 1 isoform X6 — encoded protein: MAEGEGWWGGWLQQSFQAVKDKSTEALEFIKRDLTEFSTVVQHDTTCSIVATATAVRNKLAVEGSSDTSEKVKKSLSSFLGVITDTLAPPPDKTIDCDVITLVATPTGTTEIFDRSKARLYSLQADPATYCNEPDGPPEQFDNWLSRFSLEDKKGELSELLVNSPSIRALYTKMVPAAVAHSEFWQRYFYRLFQLEQDEARRLALKQRAEQTAHTETLGWEEEEEDDFLGATSSSRLNLTPPLDDTATRLPANPAALVGTTLLSPVLSPAEEPDATLSVSSDSISPPTQVSVRREPVATALAEKLTEASLEDAADKMRAEQRAGRRDSLLKAQGKAVTQPEVTVDGASVRASALTFKPEAAKEEGPQDLRVFELNSDSGKSTPSNNGKKGSSTDVSEDWEKDFDLDMTEEEVQMALSKIEASGEMDEDWENWE
- the bsdc1 gene encoding BSD domain-containing protein 1 isoform X5 gives rise to the protein MAEGPLLNVLCVSREGWWGGWLQQSFQAVKDKSTEALEFIKRDLTEFSTVVQHDTTCSIVATATAVRNKLAVEGSSDTSEKVKKSLSSFLGVITDTLAPPPDKTIDCDVITLVATPTGTTEIFDRSKARLYSLQADPATYCNEPDGPPEQFDNWLSRFSLEDKKGELSELLVNSPSIRALYTKMVPAAVAHSEFWQRYFYRLFQLEQDEARRLALKQRAEQTAHTETLGWEEEEEDDFLGATSSSRLNLTPPLDDTATRLPANPAALVGTTLLSPVLSPAEEPDATLSVSSDSISPPTQVSVRREPVATALAEKLTEASLEDAADKMRAEQRAGRRDSLLKAQGKAVTQPEVTVDGASVRASALTFKPEAAKEEGPQDLRVFELNSDSGKSTPSNNGKKGSSTDVSEDWEKDFDLDMTEEEVQMALSKIEASGEMDEDWENWE
- the bsdc1 gene encoding BSD domain-containing protein 1 isoform X3, with product MAEGEGWWGGWLQQSFQAVKDKIIKVNLDFDDCCLTLLQSTEALEFIKRDLTEFSTVVQHDTTCSIVATATAVRNKLAVEGSSDTSEKVKKSLSSFLGVITDTLAPPPDKTIDCDVITLVATPTGTTEIFDRSKARLYSLQADPATYCNEPDGPPEQFDNWLSRFSLEDKKGELSELLVNSPSIRALYTKMVPAAVAHSEFWQRYFYRLFQLEQDEARRLALKQRAEQTAHTETLGWEEEEEDDFLGATSSSRLNLTPPLDDTATRLPANPAALVGTTLLSPVLSPAEEPDATLSVSSDSISPPTQVSVRREPVATALAEKLTEASLEDAADKMRAEQRAGRRDSLLKAQGKAVTQPEVTVDGASVRASALTFKPEAAKEEGPQDLRVFELNSDSGKSTPSNNGKKGSSTDVSEDWEKDFDLDMTEEEVQMALSKIEASGEMDEDWENWE